From the Cololabis saira isolate AMF1-May2022 chromosome 24, fColSai1.1, whole genome shotgun sequence genome, the window GTGTGTTTGGCGGAGGAAGGAAAATCCTGAAGCTACTTGTAATGGACACCAAATAATACAGTTTACATTTTAACAAGTACAATCTTACAAATATTGAACAACTTTTTACTATTTTAAAAGTCTGAGAGTGATTGAGTTACCAAATGTTTAAACGGATCCCTTGGATTCAATGAAAATCAGGGAGACAACAAATAGTGGAGGTAAATGGAATTCAATTAATAAtctaaaagaaataataaagaaaaaacagaaatctagttaataaagttaatttaaaAATATCTGTTACAACTATAGTTGTAGTTAgattttttaaatctgtttattCTAGCCAATATTCAAACTTCATGAAAGTTGTTTCATTAAAGTTTTAAATTATGATTTTCCTTCCTGTCCGCTATCTTCAATTAACATAACATTCTTTCATAATCTTATGTGTTTTGAGAATATCATAGGCTATTTGATATGAATTATTACAGTATCAGATATCacgtaatttattttttttaaatcaggagAATTCTGAGTTTTTGTAAAAGTGCATGAATAAcccgtatttaaaaaaaaaatgtaaaaaaatatatatatatatgaaaataaaAGGTTGAGTGGATTCTAAAGCTGGTCTCCATCTTTTGAAATACTAATGTCCAGTTtcaaagatatttttttttttcgatcaAATGAATTGGAGAGCATTTCAGAATGAAACGGCTCAACAGGATCAAGAGACGTGTCaaatatttcttgttttttaattaaagcgACATCTAAATTAGCTTTGAAGATGACACTGTGATCAAATCCTCATCACAGCTGCAAGGAGTCCCTGTTTGTCAGGTTCAAagtcttatttttcttttaactttgtTGTTCAATCGCGTACGTTTTGTCCTCACGCCTTTTTATACGCATGTGTGAGTCAGAATTTAGTGGCGGGAAGAAGGCCTCTACATATGAAAGGTTAGGATCGAAAAGATAAACAGCTACCTGCAGACACCTGTCTGCAAGCACACGCCAtgaaagggtgtgtgtgtgtgtgtgtgtgtgtgtgtgtgtgtgtgtgtgtgtgtgtgtgtgtgtgtgtgtgtgtgtgtgtgtgtgtgtgtgtgtgtgtgtgtgtgagcgtgcttTCCAAAAGGAAGCAaagcacacacagctgctgagcAACTGAGAGCGAAGGCCAACAAACGAAAGTCAATAGGAGTGTTCAAAAACAAGAGGAGGGACATAGAGACAACAAATCttataaagaaaacattttagaTATTACACTACTCCTAAAATTTTGCCCCAAATGCTGATATACATTTATCCTGCCATCAATACAGCCAAACATTCGCCTCCACCTCTTCCATGCTCTTTGAAACATGATTAGCTTTGAGCTCCTGATAACAAGGTCttacctcacacacacacacacacgcacacaaagtGAAATATGATTTGCTTTGAGCGTTTATGTACAAAGTCTTTATGATGAAAGAGAAGCTAACAGCACAAGAGTGTCTCAGACAGTgggaacagtgtgtgtgtgcgttgaaGGGGGAGCTTAGTAGCCTTTCTCAGCACCTTTAAACACCACAACCTGCTGAACAGACTTAAAAGAGCTCGAGAGAGCAGTGTGTGCGACCTGTTTAATCTTCCTCCTCTTGCAAGATCTGGAGCGCCCTTTTCATCTTCCCCACTTACCGAGAAAACAAGAGCCTCAGAACCGGAGCcaattaatacatttaattgaTATTAAAGACTTGGTGTCATTTTGCCTCCTCCTGCCGCTGCCTCGATGATGTCTCAGTGTTTATATGAAAAAAGTGACTGATGTGGAATAGAAAAGTAGTTTTCAGCTTTGTGACGTGGGTAATTAAAGCAGCGCAAAGGAGCTCTGAATTTTTAGCTCCGTGTGTAAGCGTGgaggctcttttttttttttttttttttttttttttaatttccatgaTCTGAAAACTTTGAAAAGTTGTGAAGTTTGAACAATAAATGTTCGAGTAGATTGACTCTCGTCAGTCAAATTTGGAAACTACTTTGGCTTAATAATTATGGGAACTACTCAACCCAACCCAGCtcttgaaaatatattgatgtttggttttaagtttgtttaagcACTTACTAACTTTAAGTTCAGACAAACACACTCATTACATGTTCCAATAGTAAGGATACAGTGCTGCCTGAGTAGGGCGAGATGTCAGACATGTCTTGCAGGTCCCCACACTCAGACTTGATGAGGGACAGCGACAGGCCCTCGGGGCCGTGTTGGTTTGGAGAGCTCTgcctgtggtggtggtggtggtggtggcccATATGGCCGCCTCCCAGGGATGCCATTTTGGTTCTGAGGCTGACAGCTTCCCGAGTTATGTCCATGGAGTCGGGGGAGGACCGATGGTGATCCTTGGGCCCTGGAGGGTAGCCAGCTCCTCCTCCATGTGACCCCAGAGGGGTCTGAAAGGGGTAACCCATAAGGGGAAGAGGGAATGGGTGACGAAATGATGGAGGGCTAAACCCAAGTGAAGCTGTAAGGGGGGATgggtggagggagggatggtgaggagggggagggggaggaagaGAGGGGTTGTTCTCTCCTCCACTTCCTCCACTCTTGCGCACCACCAGCGGGAGTGCCTCTGTTTGATCATTGGGTGTGGGGATCCCGCTCAGTCTGCCACTCAACCCACCGAACGAATCCAACGGGCTCGGGACAATTACATCCCCAAAGCAGTGCAGCCTCGGGTTGGAGGAGTGGTAGTTGGGGGTGGGACTGCCATCGCCATTCAGACTGAGCCCCATGGTACCACCACCAAAACGTGAGTCTGGGGTAAGAGGCGGCAGGGGACCAAAAGGTGGTGGACAGGAAGAAgatgagttggaggaagaggagggtgcAGCTGGTGTGCTGCTGTGACAGCCATGATGGTGATTGGTGGTCTGCTTGGGCGAGGAGAAGCCCTTGACGACGGTGTCTACAACCTGTGACACGGCGCAGTTCAGCTCCTGCTTCAGAGTCTCTGCCAGCTGCCGTCCTCCTCCCCTTCCTGCTGCCGTTTCTCTCCTCTTCATCACTCTTTGGCcattcctctcctcttcctccctgctgTCAATATCCTCCTCCATTTCTCCATCTATCAAGGCCTGCTCCCGGAGGAGGGCTCGGGCCCTGTCCAGGAACAGACCCGGGTCCAGCTCAGACAGGTCATCGTGGCCGTGCCGCCCTCTGTCTCTGTGCCTCTCCTCCAGGCCGTCAGAACGGATGCTGTCTTCTGACAGGTTGCCATCGTCTTCCCTCTCTCCAGCTCGGTCGGCCTCTCTGCTCTCaccattttcttcttcttcctctgtcTCTGAGTCATAGATCTGGTAGAACTTTTCCTGAAGTTGGCGCAGCTGTTTCTGCATAAAAGAGAGAGAATGTTTAGACCCTTCCTGAACCCTCAGGTCATTTGCTTTCGTAAATATAATATCAACGGCAGAGCACACTTTCTTTATGTTTTTTGTACTTCTGTTTCTATTTTGCTGTTTGTATTCATGGCTCTCAGACATAAATAATTGTATCAgctcctccttttctttctgtctttagttggatagtgtgtatatTGGAAAGTTTTACACTTTGACTCTGGGACTCAGTTGAGTCCTCAGCTATTGTTTTCAACCTGCACTTAAGCTGTATAAATATACTGAGGTGGGTAATGTTTGTGATGCACGTGAGCACAACAGCTCTGCCTTTAGTTACCAACCTGCATGTCTTCCAGCTGTAGTTTGAGCTGCCGTCTCTCTTCCTGTCTGTGCTCCTGCCTGGAACACACCAGCTGCGTGAAGCTGTGTTGCTGCTGTGGCAGACGCTGCTTTCTCTTATTCTCTCTGTAAACCTCCCCAACGCTAACCACACCTCCCCGTGAGCCCGGCGAGctcagaagagaagaagggcaGTCACTGCGGCTGCTGGTGTTGTGGCTGCCGCCATCCCCTCTGTGCTCACTGATGCTGCCGCCGCCGGCCTCATTGTCCCGGCTGCTTTCTTGGTTGTGGTCGAGAGCGTTTGGTCGCACCAACGGAGAGTGACTCATACCGCGGATGATGTTTTCAACACGGGCTCGCTTGGCACGGAGGTGCTCGTCTGACAGCCGGTCCAAGTCAAAGGAAGAAAGAGGGAGGGGCTGAGAAGGGGCGTGGGAATTGTGGTTCGAAGTTGGTGGTGGCCGCCCGAacgaggaggaggaagttggaggCGGAAGAGGAGGCCCAGGAGAAAGGCAGTCGGATGGGCTGTCCCGGTCACGGGATGAGTTGCTGCAGGCGTCCTCTGCCTGAATCTCTGAGCCTCCACTGGACAGAGCTCCGCTCCCCTGTGATGAACAATAGGACCACTGAATTAATAAAcgattaattaatgataataaaaatttAATGGATCTTTGAATAGGTACTGAACAAAAGAGGCTTCTATGGTTGGTTCACAAGTGCATGGCTTTTCAAGTCTGAAATAATTGATAACTGAATCTACTGGTGATTTACGGAATTACGTTTTCCCAGTGTGTAAGTGAGTGCTGGCGTTTACCTGGAAGCCGGAGTCACTCCCTCCATTCTTTCCCATGTTGTTCTTTAATAGCTGAGAGATGATTGTAGCCCCAGGGAAAGGCATGATGGCATCTTCATAGGAGTTGGCCCTCTTCAGAAGCTTTCTCAGAACGTTGGACTTCTCTCCGTCACCATTGGTGCCCCCGTGGCCGTGACTGACCAATGAGCAGTCTCTGTCCTGGTCAGGGCAGTGCGCTTGGTTCATTCTGTCGAGCAGAGTCTCCCTTGCACGAGTGAATATCGAACAGCCCACAGTTCTCTTCACCCCGATGTCAACACGTCGACGCTTAGTCTGTCTGGTTAGGAGGGCGGTGTTGTCATGATCAGGCATCACGCAGGGCAGCTAAACAGACATGACATGGGgccctcacagactcacaggATGGGAAGAGATACCTGATCAAcgaaaaacaggagaaaatgcaAACTGTGATGATTAGTTATATTcagtcacaatgtttttatacaGAGACAAAGTTTTAAATTACAATATATGTAAATCCCAAAGATTATTTCATCACTGTTAGTTTTTTCCTCCCAATGAAATTCATGTGTTACATAGAGGTTGACATTCTTGTCCACGTGATACGTTCGGATGTATCAAACAGTTTTCAATAATTAACAGATACAAATCCTCACGTGTTCCCAGGTGTAGCTTTTACAAATATGACGCTGACAAGAAAAGAAGCAATAACTTGTATTGACTGTGCGCTGagcaaaatttgttttgttttgttttttaaaaaaggaataCAATTACGAATCAAAAGCCAAAGGAATCACTGGAGGacagtttttaaaataattcCTCCTGAGGGGTAACCTTGATTTCTGCATCTTGTGAGGAGATGTGAAGAATCGACAGGCTCTCTCATCGTCAGAAGTATTTCTATCCTCTCCAGGGATAAAACacagttttttccttcctttttattGTATTAGTCCTTCTTTTTACCTCTTTATTATTTTGGAAAGTGGCTCTTATAAACCTTTGGAAAGCAGTGAATTTTGATTCACTACTTTAATGAGAAATGTTTGTATAAATGTTGGGACTTACCAAGTTGTTTAACAATAGCATGTTCAAAGCTATCTTTGATTGAAATAAGTGTATCATTAACCCTAATTTTGATCTATACAACTTTCCGTTAACCTGAGCATCCTTGTGATTTCTACTACTCAACATACGCACATCTTAACTCTGAACTACTGCCGTCACATTATTAGACAGCTGTTAAGATTAATGAAAATATTAAGTTTTGAAATGAAATGACAGCTCTGTCCAAAGTTTGCTCCCCTTTGGTTTTACCAGGCATAATTGGCAGTGAATTATTCTCATCTTACCCAAATTAAATTGAAACTTTTTAAAAGGGTTGCAGCTGCAGGTGAAACTTCTGCTCTGATTTTACACCAACATCATGTTTGCAAGTATGATATGAAGGGATCTAACAAACAGGatttcatgaaaaatgtaaCTCCCGGAGGACATAGTCTTGTGTCGTAAAAAATAACACCTATACTGGGAATGGAGTTTAACAGTCACTTTTCAATTAGCTTAAACATGTATGAAAGTGATATTTCTACCACTGCTATGTTTCACTCAACCACTGCTTCCTCCGCATGCTAATGTGTATTATAAGAATACCATATGTTGGGAGAAAACCTTGAGATTTCCAGCTTGACAAAGACTTTTTCATTCAGCCTCACTGATTCAATGTTCAATCTTGTGTGAATACGTGTGCACACACCGTGGCTCACGATCACTTTCACAAGCATGTTTGAGGAATACTAGTGTAGAAGTGACCAATAATCACACTTAAACAGACAGATGAAGCCTTAATATTACCTCTCAGGtcagaaaaaaaggtttttcttgAAACTTATGAAACATGTAACACTATTACTACTCAAAGCTGTGATCTGCAGCAGGACAACGCTGATTCAAATACttggaaatgttttaaaaaacttGGATTAAATAGTGCTGAGTTTCAATTTAAAGACACGGCGAACATATTAATATTGCTGTCCTCCTAATTTCAGGAAGGGTATCAAATGActtaaaataaactaataaattaataaaactaaaatgcAACATTTAAAATATACACAACCATTTTAATTCAGGCTAATACTGCCTCACACttcatgcacatgcacacaggcAGCGTTTTCCAAATTACGTTTGCATCTGTTTTGCAAGAGATTTCATGGTCTGGACTAGGGAAATAACTCAAATTCAAAGTGTTTCCTCCAAAGGTTCTGCATGCATGTCCTCAGTTGAGCATTTTCAGTCCATCTTAAAatggaaagaaaagacaaacacaTGGAAACGGTATGAATGGAGGACGTAAATGAGATCGTTTTGCAGGGCTCCACAACAGGCAGCACAGCGGACGCTGTTGTGTTACTACACAACCTTTGCTAAATGAGATACTTCCAAAGCAGGCATAAAGGGTTACTTTGAATATGAGTTTCACTGCTGTGAATGAGAggtgttgaggaaaaaaacacacacacttggtCTCTCTGCTCAGCCCCGGCCAGTGACccagatacacacacacccatattctctctgcacgcacacacacattgaTCCCTGTTTGCAGTATAAGTTCCTCTGCCTGCTTTAGGCAGAGATCttacgcacacacatgcagagaaaGCTGATATCTGTGAGATCCAAAGaacaatatgtgtgtgtgtatatatatatatatatatatatatatatatatatatatatatatatatatatatatatatatatatataatgtgtgtgtatttatttataaagtccAACTGCTTCCATCTGTCAGTGGAAAAACAGCAAAGTATCAAAATGCCTTCAGTGTTATTTTGTTGAAcacatttcatttaaaaaacagaGCAAAAAGAATAGTTTTCCTTCAGTTTTGTTATAGGTGAATACCATGTGTGTGTCGAACAAACTTTTGAGTATCTGTTAAAGCTAAAGCTTTGAAACGGGATGTGAGAGTGTGTATCTTCTGTGTTTGAGTttaggtgtgtgtgcgtgtatgtgtgcgcGTGAGTGTGGGTTTGACATCAAAACTGAAACTCTTATTTTAATCTGAATTTGGATTGCAGAAATAACTTTCTCTGCAATTGAGAACTGAAATGGGAAGTGTTTGCTGTCAGTGAGTAGATGTTGCATTTAAAATGAATGCAAGTGTGGGCTGATAAAGGACTAAATAGATATTAAAACTGTGTCTtacaaaaaagtctaaattagttttggaaaaaaactaaatataacactttttactttgccattgttgtattttttctctttaataTCACTGGAAGCTCGAGCCTGAACAGGGTCATCACTTCTCTGTGCGTTGTGAGCGAGGAAACCCACTTTCTAGAGATTGATAGAAAACACTGTTACTTTCACGCGCTGCTTTATGCAGGGCAGATATACAGATATGTTTGTCATATATTGTCCAAACAGAAACTAGTCCTCGATATAGACAGTCCTGCAGCAACAGGAGTCAACTGTCCGTTCATTCTGTTTAGATGGACTTTATTAGAATAGAACGAGCGGATAACCCCCGTTGTGACCGTGTTTTCCATCCGCTGTCAGTTTTCCATTTGCTTGAACTGAAAACATCTACCTGTTTAAATaggttttattaattaaaaaaaataaaacaacaataagGAAAAAGCAACGCAGGTGCGCACATCAGTGTGAGCTGAACTAAACACGCACCAACTGGCTGAAGtaaaacaacaaccacaatTCCAACTTTTTATCTGTCATGTTGTTGTTCAGACAAACCGGCGTTAGTTTCAGACAAGCGCACAAGTCACTGCGAGCGCAGCTTTTCGGGGAAAATGGTCCAAGATTAAACAAACTGATCTGGATCCGTGACGAGGATGGACTGAGTCCATGAACTGGACACAGTGAAGGGACAGTTGGACCGAATCCACGCAACGCACTCGGACAAACACGACCCCAACACGAGTGGCAACAACCAGCGTAAGAAATAAGAAGTGTTGCACTTACTTCTCTCTCGAGCGTCTCCCGGAGTCTTCCCGTCGAAGAAAGGGCGAGCAGGAGAGACAGATCCAACGCTCGCCTTTGAGATCAATGCCGTAATTTACTACGACAAAGTGGAGACGTATGCAGGGGCGGGCGTGCCCGTGtgtggagggagagggagacagagagacagagaggagaGAGCAGCTCATACACTAGTGAGTGGCTTCTGTTGTGTGTGAGGGACACGGGCATGGATGGGGACAGTGTGCTGGTGTGCGCCGCTCTCCTCCCGGGACGGGCCGTGGTGAGTATCGAGCGCACCCGCTCCGTCTTGCTCCCTCCGAGCGACTGCAAGACCCTCGGCATAAGAAACTAGAAGACACGCACATGAAGGATACGCGAAGACGCAGCGTCACCGGTCCCGGAGTGAGGTAACGGCTCCACCTGACCAATAAGGAGGAGGAACCGGCCACGGTGGATTATATTTATAAGGGGGCAAACTGAAAAGTGCGCTCTGCCAGAGCTGCGgagcagagaaaggagagaagggagagaaGACCCGCGGAGAAATGCGGAGGGTAATCTATGAGGCGGTTCAGCCATTGTCCGTCATTTGCGCTGAAGCTGCAAAAGTCTTTGCAGAACGAGTTTGCTGGCGTGAAGCGGGATTTTTAGGATTTTTAGGACTACATTTCCATAGTAATGGAATTAAAGTTATACCAAAGTACCGACAGTTTCCAAAAATGTttaatgcaaatatatatatttttccctGATTGGTGTTAGTTGCTTAAAGTGCTTACAATAACTTCAGTGAGTTACAGTATTGGTTTAACTCATTGAGCATTTTTATAGGTTCGCGGGAAGTTACTCAGCTCTATCTTTATAATTTCAATAAAATCTGATTTACGTTAATTTAGTCCATTTCTAATCATTTGTCTCAACTGGTATATTACAATGCAATAAACCTGGGCAGCTGTCAGCGTGTGTGCGTAAAAGGAGACTCGTGCGCCTGGACATATCGGGCCAAGAAAGTTTCCCAgatacattaaaataataaaaaataataacacaggGAAACCCCCCTCTTGTTCAGAGGACTGATGCTGAGGCTTGGAGCTCGTTTTGCGCAAGGACACTTCAGCAGAGCGCATGTTGCTGGAGGCTCTTCCCGTCATAGGTCGTTGTCCGTCCTTTTACTCGCAGCCAAGTGAACAAAACACAATTTCATAGATGTACAAATACTATTTTTTATATTCAACTGAACTGTAAGTGACACAATCAAAGGTTGAGTTAAGAACTTTTATGATCAATTACTGAGATTTGGCTCTAAATCGTGCTCCACACACACCACCGCGTCCTTTATAAATATCCCAGCCCTTCAGACGCAAACAGAAATCCTGAGATGAACCTGGGATGTTTGGGATGCGTGTGTTGCTCTGCTGCTTAAACGTCACATTCCTACACTTGTCAAAACTGAGTGATAACTCATGTCTACGTCGTCCAGCCTGTTTTTAGTGCACGTATTTACAGGGATGATCGAGATGATAGGAGCATCGTGGACACACTGGGAATCAACATGAGGAGGAAATTAAAGGCACGCCGACAAACGGAAATGAATAATCAGTTCTGAGTAcagttttatgaaaaaaataaatcagtggCTTAATTTGTTTATAACTCGTGTCgagtttttgttttcattgtgataaaaaataaaactgagatAATCAGATGTAGGACATAGAGTTTACATTTTTGTATGAGATTTAATTCACGGTTTTAATAGAAATTAAACTCAACAGTGTAGAAATCTGAGCGCTTCTGGTGCAAAGGCCAGTACGCTTCGCGTGTACGTGTGTACGTGCACGCGCGTCTGTTCTTGGACTGTGTGACAAATAAACGTATTTACTTATTAATAATTTCCGAAATTAccatttgtcttattttaaaaGGCCaagatgttcaataaaaaatgttttaaaaattgTAGAAACGTTCCAACATTTTTCACTGTTAAATGTCAGCGGAGCCTCGACACGAATATGACCAGAACTTTAATTTGCAGCACTCTTGACCGTCATCTCTCCTCAAGTAAACTACACACGATACAAGCTTCAACACATAGTTATTTGACTATTTAGACATGTGTAAAGTCTGATATTCCACTATAGCCCACATGTTCCCCTGAGGAGACGGAGGTGGATCAATGCTGCCGCTGTCTCAACCAGGCCCTTCACCCAAACCCAACTCTCACATCCTCTTCCCTCCTCTTATTGCTGGAGTAATGTTATGTCGGATAATGTAGTTTGGTAACTTTAAAATAAGCGCGggtttctctctccctctctctctctctctccttttttttgtaattatctTTCACCGCCAGAGCGCACGGAGAGGGAAGCGCAAGGTGCGCACACGGTAAAAGAGCTGCTTAGTTTTAGTAAAAGCACGGTTTCTGTTCAGCCACCTATGACGGAATTCGGGAGGAATCATATCAATAAAGAGGAAAGCTGGGTATTGCTTATGAAACAGTTTTGTTGTTGGAAAGCAGCCTGTTTGAACAAAAAATGCAAAGACCAACAATCTACTAAAAACAGAGAGCCATGGCTGAACTGGATCACTAAATAAAATCTATCCCAAGAGAAATTTAGCTTCTGGACAGATAATGATCACTGCAGGACCAACAGAatattaaacaaacaaataaatccaTATAATGTAGGTTACATAAAAACTGCATTATAATTTTGTGTTTTCAGATGCACATGTCCACATGCTACTTCtggtgaaataaataaatacaagcttTAATGCTTAGCTTTTTCAGCTCCCTGTTTAGACTGTATGAGGTGTCAGTCACCTCTtcttatgtgtatatgtgtgtgacagAGAAAGTGAGCATGACAGTCATAAACACAGACGGTTTGAAAAAGGTAGAAAATGTGCAAACTATGAAAGGCATAAAACgtggactgtgtgtgtgtttctgccgTGGCCAGTCGCCCTGAACAGGCCTGCAGTTTACTCAGTGCAGCTGAACACTGACATCCCGGCATGACCTCACAAGCCAAATGGCAACACCAAAGgttttaatcaaatcaaatcaagctGCCCGGTGCTCATTTTGTTAGATTAAACCAAagagtccacacacacacagacaatgtGTCCCAACTGTGCAATGCACTACACCTGATACACAAGTTTTCCCACCAGGAAAAGTAACTGAGGCATCTTTGAGGCACACTCTTCAATAGGTCCCCTTTTGAATGTGATGGGTTTCATTAATCAATGTCAATTTTCATTAAGTGTATGACGCAGTTCTTTTTCAATGACTCTGAGGATGGGATTCTCTTTTGTCTGTGATTAACGGCACGACAGGATCTCACGGCAAACTGCTTTTAAAGAAAAGacttgaaatgaatgaatgagtgatgcCGTTTGAAGAGGATCCGCAGTTTCTGTCACGCCTGCCGCAGTATCTGTTATTTGCCGCAGGAGAGGATATGGCAgcaaatttgaactttttttttctgcgcCACAAAATGGGAACCAACATTATCATGCAACTCTtgagcaggtttttttttccagttcatCTTTTCTGTTTCAACCATGGACAGAGAGACACATTCTATCAgatgtacttaaaaaaaaaagtttaagatGTAGTTATTTCTCCACCTTTGCACATGAAGAACAACCTGAAACTTTGAGACTGGATTTTAGTGCAAATAGAGTTTGTGTTGATGCCAGCTTGCTGCAGCCATTATTGACACTGCATCTGGAGAGGGTTCTGTTCTGGGCTCAGCTAATGTTGCTAAAAACAACATATTCCCTTTTCTTCCACATAATGCTTTGGTGTCACCCGAAGTTCACTCTGCTAAAAGGCTGGCATGTTATGTAGGGACTCCTTATATGTGGACGGACACTCACATCCTGAGATATATGTTGAGCAAGAGCAAGTAAAATATGTGGATCATCATCCttctaaaaaaatacacaaaagggGAATAATGAAAATAGGCTGAAAAAGGGAATAATGGCAGGCCTGCCAGTGATGGGGGTCTGGAGGTAAAGACACATGGATGGTGATTTCtcattttttgtttctttctctgTCCTGTTctccacgtgtgtgtgtgtgtgtgtgtgtgtgtgtgtgtgtgtgtgtgtgtgtgtgtgtgtgtgtgtgtgtgtgtgtgtgtgtgtgtgtgtgtgtgtgtttgctttttctttctcctATCTCTTTTTCGTCTGATCTGTCTCCATCAAGATGCCATTATTCAGGACATTAGCCAGGAAGAGCTAAAAGCTCTCAATGTCGAGGAGGGTCCCAGGGTCCTTGCTGAGAGCTCTGACGCAAACA encodes:
- the LOC133425089 gene encoding prospero homeobox protein 1-like, which translates into the protein MPDHDNTALLTRQTKRRRVDIGVKRTVGCSIFTRARETLLDRMNQAHCPDQDRDCSLVSHGHGGTNGDGEKSNVLRKLLKRANSYEDAIMPFPGATIISQLLKNNMGKNGGSDSGFQGSGALSSGGSEIQAEDACSNSSRDRDSPSDCLSPGPPLPPPTSSSSFGRPPPTSNHNSHAPSQPLPLSSFDLDRLSDEHLRAKRARVENIIRGMSHSPLVRPNALDHNQESSRDNEAGGGSISEHRGDGGSHNTSSRSDCPSSLLSSPGSRGGVVSVGEVYRENKRKQRLPQQQHSFTQLVCSRQEHRQEERRQLKLQLEDMQKQLRQLQEKFYQIYDSETEEEEENGESREADRAGEREDDGNLSEDSIRSDGLEERHRDRGRHGHDDLSELDPGLFLDRARALLREQALIDGEMEEDIDSREEEERNGQRVMKRRETAAGRGGGRQLAETLKQELNCAVSQVVDTVVKGFSSPKQTTNHHHGCHSSTPAAPSSSSNSSSSCPPPFGPLPPLTPDSRFGGGTMGLSLNGDGSPTPNYHSSNPRLHCFGDVIVPSPLDSFGGLSGRLSGIPTPNDQTEALPLVVRKSGGSGGENNPSLPPPPPPHHPSLHPSPLTASLGFSPPSFRHPFPLPLMGYPFQTPLGSHGGGAGYPPGPKDHHRSSPDSMDITREAVSLRTKMASLGGGHMGHHHHHHHRQSSPNQHGPEGLSLSLIKSECGDLQDMSDISPYSGSTIQEGLSPNHLKKAKLMFFYTRYPSSNMLKMYFSDVKFNRCITSQLIKWFSNFREFYYIQMEKFARQSINEGVTAAEEMTVSRDAELFRALNMHYNKANDFEVPDRFLEVAQVTLREFFNAIVAGKDADPSWKKAIYKVICKLDSDVPEIFKSPSCLQELLHD